A single Pseudodesulfovibrio aespoeensis Aspo-2 DNA region contains:
- a CDS encoding integrase domain-containing protein, whose protein sequence is MTKSISLVLGANRATLSGPKSKQYRIRQNAKAFAKRLRRAGFGVRKWTNITNKHFAAVARQMKDEGKGDGRIAEIFSAARDLCRAYGNIGISPTNDVFDVRRGSIANANSKAVAPAFVQGAIDKLENEHGYEYGPRCAAQIRLQWELGLRREESAKVDLVADWDREGRSLLVRYGTKGGRPRTLFNLSDKQQDALERALPWVSQSDRAGIHNLMPEGMGDKWQEKLSYAARLCGFTKKESGWTLHSNRHERFHRMYVEHTGFQPPNQHESVEAFQKAAQDTAGDEWPRLDAEARDDIEVTAGHSAGRRDVSDAYLGNSR, encoded by the coding sequence ATGACAAAATCCATCAGTCTGGTACTGGGCGCGAACAGGGCAACCCTGTCCGGCCCCAAATCGAAACAATACAGGATCCGCCAGAACGCCAAGGCCTTTGCAAAGCGGCTTCGCCGTGCAGGGTTCGGGGTTCGCAAATGGACCAACATCACGAACAAGCATTTTGCGGCGGTTGCGCGGCAAATGAAAGACGAAGGCAAGGGTGACGGACGCATCGCCGAAATTTTTTCGGCGGCCCGCGACCTTTGCCGAGCCTACGGGAATATCGGCATCAGCCCGACCAATGATGTGTTCGACGTTCGGCGGGGCAGCATTGCCAACGCCAATAGCAAAGCGGTTGCCCCCGCCTTCGTGCAGGGGGCAATCGACAAGCTGGAAAACGAGCATGGTTATGAATACGGCCCCCGGTGCGCCGCTCAGATCCGTTTGCAATGGGAACTGGGGTTGCGCCGGGAAGAATCGGCCAAAGTCGATCTGGTCGCGGACTGGGACAGGGAAGGCCGCAGCCTGCTTGTCCGGTACGGGACCAAGGGGGGACGGCCCAGGACGCTGTTCAATCTGTCCGACAAGCAGCAGGATGCTCTGGAGCGTGCGCTACCTTGGGTCAGCCAATCCGACAGGGCGGGGATACATAATCTCATGCCTGAAGGGATGGGCGACAAGTGGCAGGAAAAGCTGTCCTATGCGGCCAGGCTGTGCGGGTTCACCAAGAAAGAAAGCGGATGGACCCTGCACAGCAACCGCCATGAACGGTTCCACCGCATGTACGTCGAGCACACGGGTTTTCAGCCGCCCAACCAGCACGAATCCGTGGAAGCCTTCCAGAAGGCCGCACAGGACACGGCAGGGGACGAATGGCCCAGGCTCGACGCTGAAGCCCGTGACGACATTGAAGTGACCGCAGGACATTCCGCAGGAAGGCGGGATGTGTCCGATGCCTACCTTGGTAATTCCCGTTAG
- a CDS encoding ATP-binding cassette domain-containing protein, with amino-acid sequence MLEVHDLSVSFSSYSIGLRRRDICAIRCLDLRVAAGEVMALVGQSGAGKSLLAHALLGILPNNARIRGTIRFKGRELTPSETARLRGREIALVPQSMTYLNPLLRVGTQIARAAALSGIPKDRSHDAALDCLRRYRLGDQVAARLPFQLSGGMARRVLTASATVGMADLLLADEPTNGLDRDVAHETLDHLRALADTGKGVLLITHDVASALRVADRVTVFCGGVTVEETRADAFNGSGGLLHPYSRALREAMPGNSFVNGLPPEARASTNGGCPFSARCNLGCETCREHLPELRQKQDGLVRCSHA; translated from the coding sequence ATGCTCGAAGTACACGATTTGTCAGTCAGCTTTTCCAGCTATTCCATCGGACTCCGGCGGCGCGACATCTGTGCCATCCGCTGCCTGGACCTGCGTGTGGCCGCAGGCGAGGTCATGGCCCTGGTCGGGCAGTCCGGCGCGGGCAAGAGCCTGCTTGCCCATGCCCTGCTCGGCATCCTCCCAAACAACGCCCGAATACGGGGGACCATCCGCTTCAAGGGACGCGAGTTGACCCCGAGCGAAACAGCCCGGCTGCGTGGGCGGGAGATAGCCCTGGTGCCCCAGTCCATGACCTATCTCAACCCGCTTCTGCGGGTGGGAACCCAGATCGCACGGGCAGCAGCCCTGAGCGGCATTCCCAAAGACCGATCGCACGACGCGGCCCTCGACTGCCTGCGCCGCTACCGCCTTGGGGACCAAGTCGCCGCCCGGCTCCCCTTCCAGCTTTCCGGCGGCATGGCCCGGCGTGTGCTCACGGCCAGCGCAACGGTGGGCATGGCCGATCTGCTCCTGGCCGACGAACCCACCAATGGCCTGGACAGGGACGTGGCCCATGAAACTCTGGATCACCTGCGCGCCCTTGCCGACACCGGCAAGGGCGTGCTGCTTATCACGCATGATGTCGCCTCGGCCCTGAGGGTGGCAGACAGGGTGACGGTTTTCTGCGGCGGCGTGACGGTTGAGGAGACCAGGGCCGATGCCTTCAACGGCAGCGGCGGGTTGCTTCATCCCTATTCGCGCGCCCTGCGTGAAGCCATGCCCGGCAACAGCTTTGTGAACGGACTGCCGCCTGAAGCCCGCGCATCGACCAACGGCGGATGTCCCTTCAGCGCCCGCTGCAACCTTGGCTGCGAGACCTGCCGGGAGCATCTGCCCGAACTGCGGCAGAAACAAGACGGTCTGGTGAGGTGCAGCCATGCTTGA
- the hydE gene encoding [FeFe] hydrogenase H-cluster radical SAM maturase HydE: MKAHDILIALIGADDPSLFAHAHEIRQRVFGNEVYIRAIVEFSNTCNKHCRYCGLRADNRTLRRYRMRAYHILETVAAAVDQRAGTVVLQSGDDPSYTAEYIGELVRQIKARHDVAVTLSLGDRGLDEYAYWRECGADRCLLKLETTDPARYKQLRQGEDFSARLHRVEELRRMGYEVGSGVIAGLPGTTPVDALRDILFLTDLGLDMIAVGPFVPNPDTPMAGNAPGSVDLSYRMTALLRILNPEANIPATSALDALRPGSRTLALTRGCNVLMPSMTPAPLRGDYAIYPGKNAGTDEDGPSLASARQAVRDGGFISSSAKGFSPRGSHVG; encoded by the coding sequence ATGAAAGCACACGACATTCTCATCGCTCTGATTGGGGCAGACGACCCCTCACTCTTCGCCCATGCCCATGAAATCAGGCAGCGGGTCTTTGGCAACGAGGTCTACATCCGGGCCATCGTGGAATTTTCCAACACCTGCAACAAGCACTGCCGCTACTGCGGGTTGCGCGCGGACAACCGCACCCTGCGCCGCTACCGCATGCGCGCCTACCACATCCTGGAGACGGTCGCGGCTGCCGTGGACCAGCGGGCAGGAACCGTGGTGCTGCAGTCCGGGGACGATCCGAGCTACACCGCCGAGTACATCGGGGAACTGGTCCGGCAGATCAAGGCCCGCCACGACGTGGCCGTGACCCTTTCCCTGGGCGACCGGGGCCTGGACGAATACGCGTACTGGCGCGAATGCGGCGCGGACCGCTGCCTGCTCAAGCTGGAGACCACCGACCCGGCCCGCTACAAGCAACTGCGCCAGGGCGAGGACTTTTCCGCCCGCCTGCACCGGGTGGAGGAGTTGCGGCGCATGGGCTACGAGGTCGGCTCCGGGGTCATCGCCGGGCTGCCTGGCACCACGCCCGTGGACGCCCTGCGCGACATCCTCTTCCTCACGGATCTGGGGCTGGACATGATCGCGGTGGGGCCGTTCGTGCCCAACCCGGATACCCCCATGGCCGGAAACGCTCCCGGTTCGGTCGATCTGTCGTACAGGATGACCGCCCTGCTGCGCATCCTCAACCCCGAGGCCAACATTCCGGCCACCTCAGCCCTGGACGCACTGCGCCCCGGAAGCCGCACACTGGCCCTGACCCGTGGCTGCAACGTGCTCATGCCCTCCATGACTCCGGCGCCGTTGCGGGGCGACTACGCCATCTATCCCGGCAAGAACGCCGGGACCGACGAGGACGGGCCGTCCCTGGCATCGGCACGCCAGGCCGTCAGGGACGGCGGGTTCATTTCGTCATCGGCCAAGGGGTTCTCGCCACGGGGGAGCCATGTCGGATAA
- a CDS encoding ABC transporter permease: protein MRSIARFLAAKLARLTLLLSAVAVLSFVLVSFSPVDPIDAYLGPSILKVSPEQRERIAERWGLDRPATERLARWAGQLARGNFGESTIFNEPVLSVIGKRFAASFWLMLLAWSFSGVLGFALGLVAGAREGSRVDRAIRLYAYTMASTPTFWVGMVLLTFFSVQLGWTPVCCAGPVGMDPADVPLLTRLHHLLLPAVTLSLIGVAQIALHTREKTIEAMHSDYVLFARAQGDTTRGIVLRHALRNVMLPAVTLQFASLGELFGGAVLAEQVFSYPGLGRATVEAGYRGDVPLLLGIVLFSAVFVFVGNMIADLLYLVVDPRMRDAGREGV from the coding sequence ATGCGATCCATAGCGCGTTTTCTGGCCGCCAAGCTTGCCCGGCTGACCCTGTTGCTGTCAGCAGTGGCGGTACTCTCCTTTGTACTGGTCAGTTTTTCGCCCGTGGACCCCATCGACGCCTATCTCGGACCATCCATCCTTAAAGTCTCGCCCGAGCAGCGTGAGCGCATTGCCGAGCGCTGGGGTCTTGACCGGCCCGCAACGGAGCGGCTGGCGCGCTGGGCCGGGCAATTGGCACGAGGCAACTTCGGGGAATCTACCATCTTCAACGAGCCGGTCCTTTCGGTCATCGGCAAACGGTTCGCGGCTTCCTTCTGGCTCATGCTCCTGGCGTGGTCTTTTTCCGGCGTGCTCGGATTCGCCCTCGGCCTGGTGGCCGGGGCCAGGGAAGGGAGCCGGGTAGACAGGGCAATCCGGCTCTATGCCTACACCATGGCCTCCACCCCGACCTTTTGGGTGGGCATGGTCCTGCTGACCTTCTTTTCCGTGCAGCTCGGCTGGACGCCTGTCTGTTGCGCCGGCCCGGTGGGCATGGACCCTGCGGATGTCCCGCTGCTCACCCGCCTGCACCACCTGCTGCTGCCCGCCGTGACCCTCTCGCTCATCGGGGTGGCCCAGATTGCCCTGCATACGCGGGAGAAGACCATTGAGGCCATGCACAGCGACTACGTTCTCTTTGCCAGGGCGCAGGGAGACACCACGCGCGGCATCGTCCTGCGCCACGCCCTCAGGAACGTCATGCTGCCCGCTGTCACGCTTCAATTCGCCTCTCTGGGCGAGCTGTTCGGCGGGGCGGTGCTGGCCGAGCAGGTCTTCTCCTATCCCGGTTTGGGGCGGGCCACGGTGGAGGCCGGGTATCGCGGCGACGTGCCGCTCTTGCTCGGCATCGTCCTTTTCAGCGCGGTCTTCGTCTTTGTGGGCAACATGATTGCAGACCTTCTCTACCTGGTGGTCGATCCCCGAATGCGCGACGCCGGAAGGGAGGGCGTGTGA
- a CDS encoding aspartate ammonia-lyase: MTKTSPAPRFRLERDALGELPVPAHAYYGIHTLRAVRNFPFSGYRLHPAFIRAFALVKRACAQTNALLGHLSEERGQAIDAACAEIAAGALHDQIVVDPFQGGAGTSTNMNLNEVIASRAAELLGGEQGDWERVHPILHVNMHQSTNDVYPTALRVAVLTVLSDLEIAVAALQESLQRKETEFRDVVKPGRTELMDAVPMTLGMSFGAFADGVARDRWRIFKCRERLKRVNLGGTAIGTGLGAPRDYILAVTGTLASLAGLPVSRAENLVDATQNMDVFVEVSGMLKACAATLMKIASDLRLLASGPGAGLGELILPPLQAGSSIMAGKINPVMPEAVIQAALRVMANDQTVTLAAAMGQLELNHLMPLLAHAILESLTLLTCACQGLATGCVDGILADRERCLLLVEQSGALATVLVPALGYDRVERLLAEAKAAGRSVRDQAALDGLASPETLDRLLSPKRLCKLGFTPGEFEGVEPR; the protein is encoded by the coding sequence ATGACGAAAACCTCGCCCGCACCGAGATTCCGCCTGGAGCGCGACGCCCTTGGCGAGCTTCCAGTGCCTGCGCACGCCTATTACGGCATCCACACCCTGAGGGCCGTGCGCAACTTCCCGTTTTCGGGATACCGGCTGCATCCGGCCTTCATCCGCGCCTTTGCCCTGGTCAAGCGGGCCTGCGCGCAGACCAACGCGCTCCTCGGACATCTGTCCGAGGAGCGCGGCCAGGCCATCGACGCGGCCTGCGCCGAGATCGCCGCAGGCGCGCTGCACGACCAGATCGTGGTGGATCCGTTTCAGGGCGGGGCCGGGACCTCTACCAACATGAACCTTAACGAGGTCATCGCCAGCCGGGCTGCGGAGCTGCTCGGAGGCGAACAGGGCGACTGGGAGCGGGTCCATCCCATCCTGCATGTAAACATGCACCAGTCCACCAACGACGTGTATCCCACCGCCCTCAGGGTGGCGGTCCTGACCGTGCTCTCGGACCTGGAAATCGCCGTGGCCGCTCTCCAGGAGTCGCTCCAGCGCAAGGAGACCGAGTTCCGCGACGTGGTCAAGCCTGGACGTACCGAGTTGATGGACGCCGTGCCCATGACGCTGGGCATGTCGTTCGGGGCCTTTGCCGACGGCGTGGCCCGGGATCGCTGGCGCATCTTCAAGTGTCGGGAGCGGCTCAAGCGGGTCAATCTCGGCGGCACGGCCATCGGCACCGGGCTCGGTGCGCCGCGCGACTATATCCTGGCCGTGACCGGGACTCTGGCCTCCCTGGCCGGGCTGCCCGTGTCCAGGGCCGAAAACCTCGTGGACGCTACCCAGAACATGGACGTGTTCGTCGAGGTTTCGGGCATGCTCAAGGCATGCGCCGCCACCCTGATGAAGATCGCCTCGGACCTGCGTCTGCTCGCCAGCGGCCCCGGCGCCGGACTCGGAGAGTTGATACTGCCGCCGCTCCAGGCCGGTTCCTCTATCATGGCGGGCAAGATCAACCCGGTCATGCCCGAGGCGGTCATCCAGGCCGCCCTGCGGGTCATGGCCAACGACCAGACCGTGACCCTGGCCGCGGCCATGGGCCAACTCGAACTCAACCATCTGATGCCGCTCCTGGCCCATGCCATCCTTGAGTCCCTGACTCTGTTGACATGCGCCTGCCAGGGGCTGGCGACCGGATGTGTGGACGGCATCCTGGCCGACAGGGAGCGCTGCCTGCTTCTGGTGGAGCAGAGTGGGGCGCTGGCCACCGTGCTTGTCCCGGCGCTGGGATACGACCGGGTGGAGCGGCTCCTGGCCGAGGCCAAAGCCGCCGGGCGCAGCGTGCGCGACCAGGCCGCACTCGACGGACTGGCCTCGCCCGAAACCCTGGACAGGCTCCTATCCCCCAAACGGCTGTGCAAGCTCGGCTTCACGCCCGGAGAATTCGAAGGAGTGGAACCCCGATGA
- a CDS encoding ABC transporter substrate-binding protein yields MFQSTLLKRDAKLQIIPDLAESWSLSDDRITWTVTIRKDAVFSDGTPLRASDVAFTFNKALVAGGNIDLTPLDRADATGDFTVALTLKEPDITFMQHMITLGIVPEKGYTPQYGRNPIGSGPYKLVRWDEGQQMIVEANDLYYGEKPAIKRLVFLFSGEDAALAAARAGQADVLGVPSNLAGQAIPGMRLHVVKSVDNRGLMFPTVPDEGKKTPKGVRIGNTVTADPAIRKAVNYAINRELLVSGVLDGYGNPAFGVVDNLPWDNPAIRFKDNDPDKARAILDAAGWKDSDGDGVREKNGLKAEFTIVYNAKDSLRQGLALAVSDMLRPVGITAIPRGENWDRIKTELTHSNVVVYGFGDHSPLEMYKLYHTPGPEPMYWNAGFYSNPVVDGYLEQARAAESFDASLPLWQKAQWDGTTGFTTPGDAAWAWMVNLDHTYFVNTCLDVGQSQMEPHGHGWPITANIHQWKWICN; encoded by the coding sequence TTGTTCCAGAGCACTCTGCTCAAGCGTGACGCCAAGCTTCAGATCATCCCTGATCTGGCCGAATCCTGGTCACTTTCCGATGATCGCATCACCTGGACCGTGACCATCCGCAAGGATGCGGTCTTTTCCGACGGCACACCGCTGAGAGCCTCGGATGTGGCCTTTACCTTCAACAAGGCTCTGGTGGCTGGCGGCAACATCGACCTTACCCCTCTGGACCGGGCCGATGCCACGGGCGATTTCACTGTGGCGCTGACCCTCAAGGAGCCGGACATCACCTTCATGCAGCACATGATCACCCTGGGCATCGTGCCGGAGAAGGGTTACACCCCGCAGTACGGTCGCAACCCCATTGGTTCCGGCCCCTACAAGCTCGTGCGCTGGGACGAAGGCCAGCAGATGATCGTCGAGGCCAATGATTTGTATTATGGGGAGAAGCCCGCCATCAAACGGCTCGTATTTCTGTTCTCCGGCGAGGACGCGGCACTGGCCGCCGCCCGCGCCGGGCAGGCGGACGTGCTCGGTGTGCCATCCAACCTTGCAGGGCAGGCCATTCCCGGCATGCGGCTGCACGTGGTCAAGAGCGTGGACAACCGTGGGCTCATGTTCCCCACGGTCCCGGATGAGGGCAAGAAGACCCCCAAGGGCGTGCGCATCGGCAACACCGTGACCGCCGATCCGGCCATCCGCAAGGCCGTCAACTACGCCATCAACCGCGAGCTGCTCGTGTCCGGTGTACTGGACGGCTACGGCAACCCTGCCTTCGGCGTGGTGGACAACCTGCCTTGGGACAACCCGGCAATCCGCTTCAAGGACAATGATCCGGACAAGGCCAGGGCGATTCTCGACGCCGCAGGCTGGAAGGACAGTGACGGCGATGGCGTCCGCGAGAAGAACGGCCTCAAGGCCGAGTTCACCATCGTCTACAACGCCAAGGATTCCCTGCGCCAGGGATTGGCCCTGGCCGTGTCCGACATGCTTCGCCCGGTGGGTATCACCGCCATCCCCAGAGGCGAGAACTGGGACCGCATCAAGACCGAGCTGACTCACTCCAACGTGGTGGTCTACGGGTTCGGCGATCACAGCCCCCTTGAGATGTACAAGCTCTACCACACCCCTGGCCCGGAACCCATGTACTGGAACGCCGGGTTCTACTCCAACCCTGTGGTGGATGGCTATCTGGAGCAGGCCCGCGCTGCAGAATCCTTCGACGCGTCCCTGCCCCTGTGGCAAAAGGCGCAGTGGGACGGCACAACAGGCTTTACCACTCCGGGCGACGCGGCCTGGGCCTGGATGGTCAACCTCGACCACACCTACTTCGTGAACACCTGCCTGGACGTCGGCCAATCGCAGATGGAGCCCCATGGCCACGGCTGGCCCATCACTGCCAACATCCACCAGTGGAAGTGGATCTGCAACTGA
- a CDS encoding ABC transporter permease codes for MILFQSIGRDRRSRTIATIAACLTLFTAVFLGAWLYGEQGELTHLGLRKLPPDWAHPFGTDWLGRDMFARTLKGLRISLGVGLTAAGCSAVVALLLGLAAATMGRAVDTAITWLVDVAMATPHLVLLILISFACGGGARGVIIAVAASHWPSLTRVIRAEVMQIRSSEYVRLSARLGKRPLYIARHHMLPHVAPQFMIGLLLLFPHAILHAAGLTFLGFGMSPHTPAVGVLLAESMRYLSMGLWWLAVAPGLALVITVKAFDVLGNNVRALFDPRTCRE; via the coding sequence GTGATCCTCTTCCAATCCATCGGGAGGGATCGCCGCTCCCGCACCATTGCCACCATCGCGGCCTGTCTGACGCTCTTTACCGCCGTGTTCCTGGGAGCCTGGCTCTATGGCGAACAGGGTGAGCTGACCCACCTCGGACTGCGCAAACTCCCTCCGGACTGGGCGCACCCCTTTGGCACGGACTGGCTCGGTCGCGACATGTTCGCCCGGACCCTCAAGGGGCTGCGCATCAGTCTGGGCGTGGGGCTGACCGCCGCGGGCTGCTCGGCCGTGGTGGCCCTGCTCCTCGGGCTGGCCGCCGCCACCATGGGCCGGGCCGTGGACACCGCAATTACCTGGCTGGTGGACGTGGCCATGGCCACGCCCCATCTGGTGCTGCTCATCCTCATCTCCTTTGCCTGCGGCGGCGGGGCCAGGGGCGTGATCATCGCGGTGGCGGCCTCCCACTGGCCGTCGCTTACCCGTGTCATCCGGGCCGAGGTCATGCAGATCCGATCCTCGGAATACGTCCGGCTTTCGGCGCGCCTGGGCAAGAGACCGCTCTACATCGCCCGCCATCACATGCTCCCGCATGTCGCGCCCCAGTTCATGATCGGCCTGCTCCTGCTCTTTCCCCACGCCATCCTCCATGCCGCCGGACTGACCTTTCTCGGATTCGGCATGTCGCCGCACACGCCCGCCGTGGGCGTGCTCCTGGCCGAGTCCATGCGCTACCTGTCCATGGGGTTGTGGTGGCTGGCGGTGGCACCGGGACTGGCTTTGGTGATTACGGTCAAGGCGTTCGATGTGCTGGGCAACAACGTCCGGGCCTTGTTCGACCCGCGTACCTGTCGCGAATAA
- a CDS encoding ABC transporter ATP-binding protein: MLEASGLAFRYAKSDPWLFRGIDIRIAPGEIVGLPGPSGRGKSTLAKILGGYLRPVEGNVLVNGHHLPDGEFCPVQLLFQHPELAVNPRWKIADILREAGEPDRAMLDVLGVDPTWNHRYPHELSGGELQRVCLARALDRRTRYLLCDEMTSMLDALTQAGIWKAVLRAVREHGLGLLVISHDHALLSGLCQRTVSLFDS, from the coding sequence ATGCTTGAGGCAAGCGGCCTTGCCTTCCGCTATGCGAAGAGCGACCCGTGGCTGTTCCGTGGCATTGACATCCGTATTGCGCCCGGCGAGATAGTGGGCCTGCCAGGTCCAAGCGGCAGGGGGAAATCCACCCTGGCAAAAATCCTTGGCGGGTATCTGCGTCCGGTGGAGGGGAATGTCCTCGTGAACGGACATCATTTACCGGACGGGGAGTTCTGCCCGGTACAACTGCTGTTCCAGCATCCGGAACTGGCCGTGAACCCGCGCTGGAAAATCGCCGACATCCTGCGCGAGGCAGGGGAGCCGGACAGGGCCATGCTGGATGTTCTGGGCGTGGACCCGACCTGGAACCACCGCTATCCACACGAGCTTTCCGGCGGCGAGTTGCAGCGGGTCTGTCTTGCCCGGGCCCTGGACCGCAGAACGCGCTACCTGTTGTGCGACGAGATGACCTCCATGCTGGACGCCCTGACCCAGGCGGGCATCTGGAAGGCGGTGCTCAGGGCGGTCCGCGAGCACGGGCTTGGCCTGCTCGTCATCAGCCATGATCACGCCCTCCTTTCAGGGCTGTGCCAGCGCACAGTCAGCCTCTTCGACAGCTGA
- the hydF gene encoding [FeFe] hydrogenase H-cluster maturation GTPase HydF, producing MSDKAPRGVRLVIALAGRRNAGKSSLLNALTGQETAIVSDTPGTTTDPVAKHYELLPLGPVTFYDTAGLDDTGDLGGLRMKATRKVLYRSDVAVVVVGEEGVTAHERAILDMVKGLSIPCIVAFNKTDLRTPASEELALCRSLGAPCLTVCARTGAGADELKRAIIDAAPLEFRQERLLVGDLISEGDWVVCVVPIDLAAPKGRLILPQVQVLREILDCDAVAVTVKEREIEAVLAGMERKPALVVTDSQVVMSVAGDVPYDIPLTTFSTLFARYKGDLPSLVRGADAIDALEDGDTVLIGEACSHHNVADDIGRVKIPRWMTQYTGRDLRFEVYAGHDFPDDLERYRLVVHCGACMLGRTEMLRRINECARRGLPVTNYGVAISKVQGVLDRIIAPFPELRAAPFGLMDG from the coding sequence ATGTCGGATAAGGCGCCCCGCGGAGTACGGCTGGTCATTGCCCTTGCCGGACGCCGGAATGCGGGCAAATCGTCGCTGCTCAACGCCCTGACCGGTCAGGAGACGGCCATAGTCTCGGACACGCCCGGCACCACCACCGACCCGGTGGCCAAGCACTACGAGTTGCTGCCGCTCGGACCGGTGACCTTCTACGATACGGCGGGCCTGGACGACACCGGCGATTTGGGCGGTTTGCGCATGAAGGCCACGCGCAAGGTGCTCTACCGCTCTGACGTGGCCGTTGTCGTGGTGGGCGAGGAGGGCGTCACCGCCCACGAGCGGGCCATCCTCGACATGGTCAAGGGGTTGTCCATCCCGTGCATCGTGGCCTTCAATAAAACCGACCTGCGCACGCCCGCGTCCGAGGAGCTGGCTCTGTGCCGGTCCCTGGGTGCGCCCTGCCTGACGGTCTGCGCCAGGACCGGAGCCGGGGCGGACGAACTCAAGCGGGCCATCATTGATGCCGCGCCTCTGGAATTTCGCCAGGAGCGGCTGCTGGTGGGCGACCTCATCAGCGAAGGAGACTGGGTGGTCTGCGTGGTGCCCATTGATCTGGCTGCGCCCAAAGGCCGCCTGATCCTGCCCCAGGTACAGGTGCTGCGCGAGATTCTGGACTGCGACGCCGTGGCCGTGACGGTCAAGGAGCGCGAAATCGAAGCGGTCCTGGCCGGGATGGAGCGCAAACCCGCCCTGGTGGTCACCGACTCCCAGGTAGTCATGAGCGTGGCCGGGGACGTGCCCTACGACATCCCGCTGACCACCTTCTCCACCCTGTTCGCCCGCTACAAGGGCGATCTGCCAAGTCTCGTCCGCGGGGCGGACGCCATAGACGCCCTTGAGGACGGCGACACCGTGCTCATCGGCGAGGCGTGTTCGCATCACAACGTGGCCGACGACATCGGACGGGTGAAGATCCCACGCTGGATGACCCAGTACACGGGCCGCGATCTGCGCTTCGAGGTCTACGCGGGCCACGATTTCCCGGACGACCTGGAGCGGTACCGGCTCGTGGTCCACTGCGGGGCCTGCATGCTGGGCCGTACCGAGATGCTCCGGCGCATCAATGAATGCGCCCGCCGAGGGCTGCCCGTGACCAACTACGGGGTGGCCATCTCCAAGGTCCAGGGCGTGCTCGACAGGATCATCGCGCCTTTTCCAGAACTCAGGGCTGCCCCCTTTGGTCTGATGGACGGATGA